The genomic interval TACAAAACAATTTCAGTGTCTATCCGCTTCCCTATGGAATTGATACCGAAAAGGACGCAGAGCTTACCGGCCGGGTCATTGAAGAGGAGACGGGACATACTGATTTTCTTATTATTGACCACTATGGTCTTGATTTGTCCTGGGAGGAATATATAAGACCATATACAGAAAAAATTATGGTTATTGATGATTTTGTCAACCGCAGGCATGCATGCGATATACTGCTTAATCAGAACTATGGAGTTGAAGCGCTGATGTATAACGATCTTGTGCCCCTGAAATGCAGAAAACTTACAGGTTCATCGTATGTACTTTTACGAAATCAATTCAGAGACATGCGAAAGAAGATTTCCCCACGTAACGGTGAGATTAAAAAAATATTCATTTTTTTCGGCGGAGCAGACCCGACAAATGAGACTAAAAAAGCTATCGAAGCAGTGAGGCTTCTTGATAATCCCAATGTCTCCTGTATCATACTGGTCGGAAATTCCAATCCTTACCGGAAAGAGATTGAAAGTGTCTGTGCTTTGTTGCCAAAAACAGTCTTTTGTCGGCAAGTATATGATGTTGCCGATCTTATGGCCGAAGCAGATCTTGCCATTGGTGCAGGTGGCAGTAATACCTGGGAGCGGTGTTGTCTTGGATTGCCGAGTATGATGATAATCCTTGCTGAAAACCAGCGATTAGTTGTCGAAAAGCTTGCCACGGATGGTATTGCAGTGAATGCGGGGTGGTATGAAGACGTTACATCTTTAAGCCTTGTAAAGATTTTGAAGGAACTTTTTACGGATCCTAAGAAACTGTTAGATTTGAGCGATAAGGCTTTTGAGATTGTTGACGGAAAGGGCGCCAGTAGAGTTGCCAAAGAAATGTTGCAATAGAAGCATGATATAAAAATAAAGAAGCCGACAGAAGAAGCAAAGCGTTTGAATACAAGGTTGTTAATAATATGTAGTACCCCCCCCTTTTTTTATTGAGTAAAATAACTTTATTTGAATACAGAAAGCAGCTTTTTATAAATGTATAAAATAGTTCATTAAAAGTGCAAATCTGTTAAATTCGAAAGGAACGAGATATGACTAAGATAATTGGAGTTATCACAGCACGAATATTGTCTAATCAATTTCCTCCGAATATGGTTATGGAGGATATTGCAGGCAAAACAAGTTTTGCCCACCATGTTGAAAGGTTAAGCCGAGTGAAAGGTATTGATGGTATTTTTCTTGCTACGTCGAAAAACCAAGAAAACAAACCCCTTATCGAAGAAGCTGATAAACTTGGTTGCGGTTGGTATGAAGGCGACGAGGATGATGTTGTTGAACGGCATATCGCATTATGTGAACGCGAAGGTGCTGAAGCGGTGATAAGAGTTACCGGTAATTGCCCGTTATTTGATATTGATAGCCCAACTGCTTTTGTTAAAGAGTTTAAAAGACAATATCATGATTTTATATATGTATCTAATTTATCAACTATTTATGGAACGCTTTCAGAACTCATATCATATAATGCCTTATTGGAAGTGCATAAGCACTATGAGGGGGCAGCGGTTAGCTTATATATTAGGAAAAATATGGAGTTATTTGACACTTTTGGAATTGAAATAGATGAAAGTCTTTGTCGGCAAGAATATAGGTTGATACTTGATAAGCAGCCCGATTTAGATATCGTAAGACGTATATATAATGATCTATATAAAGGCAGCCCGCTGAATTTGGGTGAAGTTTATATGTGGCTTGATGATAATCCAGAGATAGCCCATATTAATAGGGATATCAAAGCGCATAGTATTAATATCCAAGTAGCGAATCTGATGGAGAAGCCTGTTTATTCTGTAATCAGCTTAGGCAGCAGATATATAATCCTTGATGAACAAAAAAGACCTATTGATCAATCTGAATTGGTAAAACGCCTGAGAGCAAAGATTACAGATAAAAGAATTGCACATAGAGGTCGTAAGCTTGATATAAGACCTGCCAATGATGGAGATGCCAAGGATGTGTTTGATTGGAGAAATAATCCTCAAGTACGCAAAAGTTCTTTTAATACTAATAAAATAAAATGGGAACAACATGAACAATGGTTTAACAATAAATTGCAAGATCCCCTTGTTGCAACATATATATTTAGTTCCGAAGAAATAAAGTTGGGTTCAATACGTTTCGAAGAAAAGGACAGTGGAATCTGGGTTAGTGTTATGCTTAACCCTGGTTATGTCCGTAAAAAACTTGGAGCACAACTTATCAAACTTGCTACAGAAAAGTATATTCGTGAAAAGAAACCGGAAAAACAAATTATTGCCGAAGTTAAAGCTAACAA from Pseudomonadota bacterium carries:
- the pseG gene encoding UDP-2,4-diacetamido-2,4,6-trideoxy-beta-L-altropyranose hydrolase; the encoded protein is QNNFSVYPLPYGIDTEKDAELTGRVIEEETGHTDFLIIDHYGLDLSWEEYIRPYTEKIMVIDDFVNRRHACDILLNQNYGVEALMYNDLVPLKCRKLTGSSYVLLRNQFRDMRKKISPRNGEIKKIFIFFGGADPTNETKKAIEAVRLLDNPNVSCIILVGNSNPYRKEIESVCALLPKTVFCRQVYDVADLMAEADLAIGAGGSNTWERCCLGLPSMMIILAENQRLVVEKLATDGIAVNAGWYEDVTSLSLVKILKELFTDPKKLLDLSDKAFEIVDGKGASRVAKEMLQ
- a CDS encoding GNAT family N-acetyltransferase — encoded protein: MTKIIGVITARILSNQFPPNMVMEDIAGKTSFAHHVERLSRVKGIDGIFLATSKNQENKPLIEEADKLGCGWYEGDEDDVVERHIALCEREGAEAVIRVTGNCPLFDIDSPTAFVKEFKRQYHDFIYVSNLSTIYGTLSELISYNALLEVHKHYEGAAVSLYIRKNMELFDTFGIEIDESLCRQEYRLILDKQPDLDIVRRIYNDLYKGSPLNLGEVYMWLDDNPEIAHINRDIKAHSINIQVANLMEKPVYSVISLGSRYIILDEQKRPIDQSELVKRLRAKITDKRIAHRGRKLDIRPANDGDAKDVFDWRNNPQVRKSSFNTNKIKWEQHEQWFNNKLQDPLVATYIFSSEEIKLGSIRFEEKDSGIWVSVMLNPGYVRKKLGAQLIKLATEKYIREKKPEKQIIAEVKANNIISNKTFLKAGYEESHIVYAFRQNEVV